A portion of the Candidatus Methylomirabilota bacterium genome contains these proteins:
- a CDS encoding GNAT family N-acetyltransferase, with translation MADAAAIRQARLDEAAKVLALWQEADATPSPTDTRDEVIKLLGEASAVLLVAEADGRLVGTVIGGWDGWRGNIYRLAVLPAYRRRGIARALVGEAARRLHGMGARRISALVESDHPWATDFWDSLGASGYRHDERMRRYVKTL, from the coding sequence ATGGCAGACGCCGCCGCCATCCGTCAGGCGAGACTCGACGAGGCCGCGAAGGTCTTAGCACTCTGGCAGGAGGCCGACGCCACGCCCAGCCCCACCGACACGCGCGACGAGGTGATAAAGCTCCTCGGCGAGGCCTCGGCCGTCCTGTTGGTGGCGGAAGCCGACGGCAGGCTCGTCGGCACAGTCATTGGCGGATGGGACGGCTGGCGGGGTAATATCTACCGCTTGGCCGTGCTCCCCGCCTACCGGCGGCGGGGCATCGCGCGGGCGCTGGTCGGCGAGGCCGCGCGGCGGCTGCACGGGATGGGCGCGAGACGGATCTCGGCCCTGGTCGAGAGCGATCATCCATGGGCAACGGATTTCTGGGACTCGCTCGGGGCGTCGGGTTACCGGCACGACGAGCGGATGCGCCGATACGTCAAGACACTCTAG